A region of Ignavibacteriota bacterium DNA encodes the following proteins:
- a CDS encoding PAS domain S-box protein — MTFLSNNKNALSLAIVLIFIILIIAVTSFHQIYTASIETTKKSLTNLVLHEKDFIDNLNSLNFPPDSIKSIYINTKRNFSTSDLLTELVIAVFENDSAEYIVRADLDRFESMKLPVDKIIAAPMKKAFFRETGTIIGKDYSNRDVISAYTYSNIPNWGIVAKIDLDELRKPYINAGLISFLLSVFLISIALYLYSRITNPLIESEKHNREFLNAIFDRSSDAILVLDSKCTIVDFNKLFLSKLNYTKESLSGKPIELFIKDDKKICLTYGLFNITFLAAEGKEVEFECVSSEININKKQFIILNLRDLTLIKDIRAKLQNKEVEFKSYFENSMDAVMITSTDGSIISVNPAACQIFKMSENEIISKCISDLIDKKDLRTADYFEERRRQRKAFGELRFVKSDGTIFDAEVSSAVYFDSNNNERTNLIIHDITNRIELLKLLTESEYKFRSALSNSHVTVFSQDESLKYTWIYNPPVFFRVSDIIGKTDFELLKYKDAKKLIGFKQNVLKNGISQKDIFRLNFGDNDYYFEITAIPRKDNSNRIVGIFCTAVDITGLKLSEIRLEESEGRFRALLESSNSLIWETDRDGVYTFISPHVERFLGYQCDYVLGKSPFYFSPESDRESNIKDSEIIVKTQKPFYNYMNRMLHSNGKIIICETSGVPIFDQESILIGYRGLTTDVTEREEAVEKLIESESRFRSMFHNSLSVMFVIDPENGQIVDVNNAAVDFYGWSRDEMLSMNIAEINTLSLEEVKSAMDKAKAQSQVYFEFKHKKANGTISDVEVFTSKVVYKDKIVLHSIIHDISLRKKAEKNLKLNSDRLESLVNIYNYKSNNVQDLLDYALNEAISITSSKIGYIYFYDESKQEFILNSWSKEVMNECRVVNPQTCYELDKTGIWGEAVRQGKDIIMNDFQAYDALKKGYPEGHVKLEKYLTIPIFDNNEIVAVVGVANKDNNYDETDILQLKLLMNSVWRIVKRQEAEEKTKLLTRAVEQSPVSITITSSDGAIQYINPVGVLNSGYDESELIGNNPRILKSGNHSKEFYKALWQTIKSGNDWNGEIYNRRKNGTYYWVKCLISPIFNDNNEIIHYIAVKEDITEKKERIEEIIKAKEKAEESDRLKTYFLGNLSHELRTPMNGILGFSKLLKDSDSLEDVAEISGIINISAARLLDTMNNLIELSRLEAGDFELKNELIMPASEVNDAISKNYTEAKSKGIEILFDNQVYVFECEIIAVAFRNICNNLVSNAVKFTNEGSVQITLSITKETNYDTLILEVKDTGIGINESQMENIFVRFRQGDEGLSRGYEGLGLGLALTKKYVDILNGYIFVESRVNFGSTFKVIIPIIDKSKNNYDDLKIIEHFNKNIKKMSNKKSLLLVEDNSITIKLVEQLLQHSINVVSAINREDAILQVKNHKFDIILMDIHLGGSMDGFEIASEIRQINEYSTIPIIALTAFSNDGENKRKIDALMNGCITKPFSKKDLLDSIRKFTEI; from the coding sequence ATGACTTTCTTGTCAAATAATAAGAATGCTTTATCATTAGCAATAGTATTGATTTTTATAATATTAATTATTGCAGTTACATCTTTTCATCAAATATATACCGCTTCCATAGAAACTACTAAGAAATCTCTTACAAATTTGGTATTGCACGAGAAAGACTTCATTGATAATTTGAATTCATTAAATTTTCCACCGGATTCAATCAAATCTATTTATATAAATACAAAACGGAATTTTTCAACATCAGACTTATTAACTGAATTAGTTATTGCTGTATTTGAAAACGATTCAGCAGAATATATAGTAAGAGCAGACCTTGACAGATTTGAATCTATGAAATTACCTGTTGATAAAATAATAGCTGCCCCTATGAAAAAAGCATTTTTCAGAGAAACAGGAACTATTATAGGAAAAGATTATTCCAATCGCGATGTAATTTCAGCTTACACATATTCTAACATCCCTAATTGGGGAATAGTTGCTAAGATTGACTTGGATGAATTACGTAAACCATACATAAATGCCGGATTGATATCATTTTTACTATCAGTATTTTTAATATCAATTGCATTATATTTATATTCAAGAATAACTAATCCTCTTATTGAATCTGAAAAGCATAACCGAGAATTTCTTAATGCTATATTTGATAGATCTTCAGACGCAATATTGGTTTTAGATTCAAAATGCACAATAGTTGACTTTAATAAATTATTCCTTTCCAAATTGAACTATACCAAAGAGTCTCTATCAGGCAAGCCGATTGAACTTTTTATTAAAGATGATAAGAAAATATGTTTGACCTATGGACTTTTTAATATAACTTTCCTTGCAGCGGAAGGTAAAGAAGTAGAGTTTGAATGTGTATCAAGCGAAATAAATATTAACAAGAAACAATTCATAATTTTAAACTTAAGGGATTTGACTCTTATTAAAGATATCAGAGCAAAGCTGCAAAATAAGGAAGTCGAATTCAAATCCTACTTCGAAAACAGTATGGACGCTGTAATGATAACTTCAACTGACGGGAGTATAATTTCCGTTAATCCGGCTGCCTGTCAGATCTTCAAAATGAGTGAAAATGAAATTATCAGTAAATGTATAAGCGATTTAATTGATAAAAAAGACCTTCGAACGGCTGACTATTTTGAGGAAAGGAGAAGACAAAGAAAAGCATTTGGCGAACTGCGATTTGTAAAAAGTGATGGTACAATCTTTGATGCTGAAGTCTCATCAGCAGTGTATTTTGATTCAAATAACAATGAAAGAACAAATTTAATAATACATGACATTACAAACAGAATAGAATTATTAAAACTACTGACTGAAAGTGAATACAAATTCAGATCGGCTTTAAGTAATTCTCATGTAACTGTTTTCAGTCAGGATGAAAGCTTGAAATATACCTGGATATACAACCCACCCGTGTTTTTCCGTGTATCAGATATAATTGGTAAAACGGATTTTGAATTATTGAAATACAAAGATGCAAAAAAACTGATAGGTTTCAAACAAAATGTTTTAAAAAATGGAATTTCTCAAAAAGATATTTTCAGATTAAATTTTGGAGATAATGACTATTATTTCGAGATTACCGCTATACCTCGTAAAGATAATTCAAACCGGATTGTTGGTATATTCTGTACAGCAGTTGATATTACCGGTTTGAAATTATCAGAAATACGATTGGAAGAGAGCGAAGGTAGATTCAGAGCATTGCTTGAGTCCTCAAATAGTCTGATTTGGGAAACCGACAGAGATGGAGTTTATACATTTATAAGTCCTCATGTAGAAAGATTTCTCGGCTATCAATGTGACTATGTTTTAGGCAAGTCTCCCTTTTATTTTTCTCCTGAAAGTGATCGGGAATCAAATATTAAAGATTCAGAAATAATTGTTAAAACTCAAAAACCATTTTATAATTATATGAACAGGATGTTGCATTCCAATGGTAAAATTATTATATGTGAAACAAGTGGTGTACCAATTTTCGACCAAGAATCTATTCTAATTGGCTACAGAGGATTAACAACGGATGTAACAGAAAGAGAGGAAGCTGTTGAAAAATTGATTGAAAGTGAAAGCCGCTTTAGAAGTATGTTTCATAACAGCCTTTCCGTAATGTTTGTAATTGACCCAGAAAATGGGCAAATTGTTGATGTAAATAATGCAGCTGTTGATTTCTATGGCTGGAGCAGAGATGAAATGCTAAGTATGAATATTGCTGAAATAAACACTTTAAGCTTGGAGGAAGTAAAGTCGGCAATGGATAAAGCCAAAGCACAATCACAGGTTTACTTTGAATTTAAGCATAAAAAGGCAAATGGAACAATATCGGATGTTGAAGTATTCACCAGTAAAGTTGTTTATAAAGATAAAATAGTTTTACATTCAATAATTCATGATATTAGTTTGAGGAAAAAAGCCGAGAAGAATTTAAAATTAAATTCTGACAGATTAGAAAGTTTGGTTAATATATATAATTACAAGTCGAACAATGTTCAGGATTTATTGGACTATGCTTTAAATGAAGCAATCAGTATCACTTCAAGCAAAATTGGCTATATATATTTTTATGATGAATCAAAACAAGAATTCATTCTCAATTCCTGGTCCAAAGAAGTAATGAATGAATGCAGAGTTGTAAATCCGCAAACCTGCTATGAATTAGATAAAACAGGAATTTGGGGCGAAGCCGTCAGGCAGGGTAAAGATATAATAATGAATGATTTTCAGGCTTATGATGCACTGAAAAAAGGGTATCCTGAAGGACATGTAAAACTTGAAAAATATCTCACCATACCGATATTTGACAACAATGAAATAGTGGCTGTAGTTGGAGTTGCAAATAAAGACAACAATTATGATGAAACAGATATACTTCAGCTCAAACTTTTGATGAACAGCGTTTGGAGAATTGTTAAAAGGCAGGAAGCTGAAGAGAAAACAAAACTTCTTACACGGGCAGTAGAGCAAAGTCCGGTTAGTATTACTATTACTTCATCTGATGGAGCTATTCAATATATCAATCCGGTTGGTGTATTAAATTCCGGTTATGATGAAAGTGAGTTAATTGGAAATAATCCAAGAATTTTAAAATCAGGAAATCACAGCAAAGAATTTTATAAAGCACTTTGGCAAACTATTAAATCAGGCAATGATTGGAATGGTGAAATTTACAATAGAAGAAAAAATGGGACATATTATTGGGTTAAGTGTTTGATATCGCCTATTTTTAATGATAACAATGAAATCATTCATTATATTGCTGTAAAAGAGGACATTACTGAGAAAAAAGAACGTATCGAAGAAATAATAAAAGCAAAAGAAAAAGCTGAAGAAAGCGATAGGCTGAAAACATACTTTCTAGGAAATCTCAGCCATGAACTTAGAACACCGATGAATGGCATACTTGGTTTTTCAAAATTACTTAAAGATTCAGACAGTCTCGAAGATGTAGCGGAAATATCAGGTATTATTAATATTAGTGCAGCACGACTATTAGATACTATGAACAATCTGATAGAGCTTTCAAGACTGGAAGCCGGTGATTTTGAGCTGAAAAATGAATTGATTATGCCTGCCTCTGAAGTAAATGATGCAATTTCAAAGAACTATACCGAGGCAAAATCTAAAGGTATTGAAATTTTATTTGATAATCAAGTATATGTCTTTGAATGTGAGATTATTGCTGTTGCATTTAGAAATATATGCAATAATCTTGTCAGCAATGCAGTGAAATTTACGAATGAAGGAAGTGTTCAGATAACTCTAAGTATTACAAAAGAAACAAATTATGATACATTGATTCTGGAAGTAAAGGATACAGGCATTGGCATTAATGAATCACAAATGGAAAATATATTTGTTCGTTTTCGTCAGGGAGATGAAGGATTAAGCAGGGGCTATGAAGGATTGGGTCTCGGACTGGCGCTAACCAAAAAATATGTTGATATTCTTAACGGATATATATTTGTTGAAAGCAGAGTCAATTTCGGCAGCACATTTAAAGTCATAATTCCGATTATCGATAAAAGTAAAAACAATTATGATGACTTGAAGATAATTGAACATTTTAATAAAAATATCAAAAAAATGAGTAACAAAAAAAGTCTGCTCCTTGTTGAAGATAACAGTATAACAATCAAATTGGTTGAACAATTGTTGCAGCACTCAATAAATGTTGTATCTGCAATTAATCGTGAAGATGCTATCCTTCAAGTCAAAAATCACAAATTTGATATAATTCTAATGGATATTCATTTGGGTGGTTCCATGGATGGATTTGAAATTGCTTCGGAAATCAGACAAATTAATGAATATTCAACCATACCAATCATTGCACTTACAGCTTTTTCAAATGATGGAGAAAATAAGAGAAAAATTGATGCTTTAATGAATGGTTGTATAACCAAGCCATTTTCTAAAAAGGATTTACTTGACTCAATCAGAAAATTTACAGAAATATAA
- a CDS encoding DUF3137 domain-containing protein: MKTYEEFSHFCAGKLNADLELMQTERSAVVRRLLILRLILGLMILGILGIMFLAEMLTESIEENTFLLVISVLIAISYLMIMIFIFMKQKKVRADFVIKFKNKIISSIVKFFDVSLSYYPEKFIPLNEFASSGLIDRRIERYYGDDYVEGKIGQTAFRFSEVHAFVEEGSDDKKRYVEVFGGIFFIGDFNKNFKGRTYVLPDKIEKTFGRFAKFFQSLSKSRGQLVKLEDIEFEKEFAVYSDDQIEARYILSTSLMQRILEFKRKAGSDIMMAFKESCIYMAIPIKGNLFEPKIFGKLVSEDTLRKYYADLNIAISSIEDLNLNLRIWSKE, from the coding sequence ATGAAAACTTATGAAGAGTTTTCCCACTTTTGTGCCGGAAAGCTTAACGCAGACCTCGAACTAATGCAGACTGAGCGAAGTGCAGTTGTTCGCAGGCTTTTAATTCTCAGATTAATACTGGGATTAATGATTCTGGGCATATTGGGCATAATGTTTCTTGCAGAAATGTTGACTGAAAGCATTGAAGAAAATACCTTTCTACTTGTTATAAGTGTTTTAATTGCGATAAGCTATCTGATGATAATGATATTTATTTTCATGAAACAGAAAAAGGTCAGAGCAGATTTTGTTATTAAATTTAAGAATAAGATAATCAGTTCGATAGTTAAATTTTTTGATGTCAGCCTGTCATACTATCCTGAGAAATTTATACCATTAAATGAATTTGCCTCAAGCGGTTTGATTGACCGTAGAATAGAAAGATATTACGGCGATGATTATGTTGAAGGAAAAATTGGACAGACTGCTTTTAGATTCTCAGAAGTTCACGCATTCGTCGAAGAAGGCTCTGATGATAAAAAGCGGTATGTTGAAGTATTCGGCGGAATATTTTTTATAGGTGACTTTAATAAAAATTTCAAAGGAAGAACCTATGTTTTACCGGATAAAATTGAGAAAACTTTTGGTAGATTTGCGAAATTTTTTCAATCTCTTTCAAAATCCCGAGGTCAGCTTGTTAAACTTGAAGATATAGAATTTGAGAAAGAATTTGCTGTATATTCTGATGACCAAATCGAAGCAAGATATATTTTATCAACAAGTCTGATGCAGAGAATTTTGGAATTCAAAAGAAAAGCCGGCTCCGACATTATGATGGCTTTCAAAGAATCTTGCATTTATATGGCTATACCGATTAAAGGCAACTTATTCGAACCGAAAATATTCGGTAAATTAGTATCAGAAGATACTTTGAGAAAGTATTATGCAGATTTGAATATCGCCATTTCCTCGATTGAAGATTTGAATCTCAATCTTAGAATCTGGAGTAAAGAATAA
- a CDS encoding LemA family protein, with product MSTELLIIIAVAVVLFLIVISMYNGLINKRNQVENIFGSMDAMLKKRYDLIPNLVASVSQYMKHEADVLTKVTELRSRALSPDLTSDEKVAVNNEISKALTGINIAVENYPDLKASQNFVQLQGSLNEVEEQISAARRAFNAAVTDFNNSVEMFPSNIMASIMGLKRKNVFVISEVERQNVDVSGLFNK from the coding sequence ATGAGCACTGAATTACTAATAATTATTGCTGTTGCAGTGGTTTTGTTTTTGATTGTTATTTCAATGTATAATGGCTTAATAAATAAGCGAAATCAGGTTGAAAATATCTTCGGTTCTATGGATGCGATGCTTAAGAAAAGATATGACCTAATACCAAATCTTGTTGCATCAGTAAGCCAGTACATGAAACATGAAGCAGATGTTCTTACCAAAGTAACTGAACTTCGTAGCAGGGCATTATCACCTGATTTGACAAGTGATGAAAAAGTTGCTGTGAATAATGAAATCAGTAAAGCACTTACAGGAATAAATATAGCAGTTGAAAATTATCCTGACCTCAAAGCGAGCCAGAATTTCGTACAGCTTCAAGGATCTCTGAATGAAGTTGAAGAGCAGATTTCCGCAGCCAGACGTGCATTTAATGCGGCTGTGACTGATTTCAACAATTCGGTCGAGATGTTCCCAAGCAATATTATGGCTTCCATTATGGGGTTGAAACGCAAGAATGTTTTTGTAATTTCTGAAGTTGAAAGACAGAATGTTGATGTTTCAGGTTTGTTTAACAAATAA
- a CDS encoding insulinase family protein gives MKNYKLLVAILIVLLSISSLLEINAQFVTKTALDNAGYQYEYVENDPMKARIYTLDNGLKVFLRQNRDEPRMQTFIAVKAGSTYDPKETTGLAHYLEHMMFKGSQKIATSDWEKESKYLQELSDLFEKHKATDNPEEKKKIYAIIDSVSQLASKFAVPSEYDKMVSSIGAKGTNAYTSTERTVYINDIPSNEFEKWLKLESERFSSLVLRLFHTELETVYEEFNMYQDEDWSRASEALDAALFKFHPYGTQTVIGKAEHLKNPSMVNIHNYFNTYYVPNNMAVSISGDLDFEPTIQLIDKYFGKMKKGNVPKFNSPVEEPISSPVTVEVLGPNPEFVNVAFRTGGYSTEDRYMTTMVDYILNNSKAGLIDLNLVKSQKVQSAYSSASTMIYYGTHTLGGEPREGQTLEEVKDLLLAQIDKVKKGEFEDWLIQAIINEFKLNRIRMEESNGVAHAFVNVFAHNSNWEDYCSNISKMEKITKQDVIDFANKTYKDNYVVLYKRIGKDESKVKVDKPKITAIEMNRDNSSKFYEDFVKIQPPSLKPVFVSFKDSIGVKKLSNGIELKFIKNHVNNLFSFYFILDMGKMNNLKLPHAVNYLPYLGTDKFTPEDLSKEFYKLGINYGVMSGDDRSYVYISGLEENFEKGIGLLEHLLSNAKPDKEIYEKYVESILKDRANAKIDKGSILWGAMMNYGIYGDMSPFTYRLTEQEMKAIDPKELTDIIKDLTNYKHYGFYYGKDADNAAKLVEKYHKIPTNLKDYPKPLKFNEIAHQKNVVYVVDYDMVQSNILLVTKDRAFDRNILPEARLFSEFYGSGLSSIVFQEIREARGLAYSAFASYTVPAKAADPHLIYGFVGTQPDKIKIATDALVELLNKVPNAEQQYEQSKVGLKKKIETERITKSSIFWSYLSNYDRGIDYDSRKDIYERVDKISLKDFEKFFDERVKGKKFAFLIIADKKNLDYEILSQLGEIKELTLEEIFKY, from the coding sequence ATGAAAAATTATAAGTTATTAGTAGCAATACTAATTGTCTTGTTATCCATTTCGTCGCTCCTCGAAATCAACGCACAATTTGTAACGAAAACCGCTCTTGACAATGCCGGTTATCAGTATGAATATGTAGAAAATGACCCAATGAAAGCACGCATTTATACTCTTGATAATGGTCTGAAAGTATTTTTGAGACAAAATCGCGACGAACCAAGAATGCAGACATTTATTGCCGTTAAAGCCGGCTCAACTTATGACCCAAAAGAAACTACAGGACTTGCTCATTACCTTGAGCACATGATGTTTAAAGGTTCCCAGAAAATTGCAACTTCAGACTGGGAAAAAGAAAGCAAGTATTTACAGGAATTATCAGATTTGTTCGAAAAGCACAAAGCTACTGACAATCCGGAAGAAAAGAAGAAAATTTATGCAATTATTGACAGCGTTTCCCAGCTCGCCTCAAAATTTGCTGTTCCAAGTGAATATGACAAAATGGTTAGCAGTATTGGCGCCAAAGGTACAAATGCCTATACAAGCACTGAGCGTACAGTTTATATTAATGATATTCCTTCAAATGAGTTTGAAAAATGGCTTAAACTTGAAAGCGAAAGATTCAGCTCACTTGTATTAAGGTTATTCCATACAGAGCTTGAAACTGTTTATGAAGAGTTCAATATGTATCAGGATGAAGACTGGTCACGTGCCTCTGAGGCATTGGATGCTGCACTATTCAAATTCCATCCTTACGGAACTCAGACTGTAATTGGTAAAGCCGAGCATTTGAAAAACCCTTCTATGGTTAATATTCACAATTATTTTAATACTTATTATGTTCCAAATAATATGGCAGTAAGTATTTCCGGAGATTTGGATTTTGAACCAACTATTCAGTTAATTGACAAGTATTTCGGAAAAATGAAAAAAGGTAATGTGCCAAAATTCAACTCACCGGTTGAGGAGCCAATTAGCTCACCGGTTACAGTTGAGGTTTTGGGACCAAATCCTGAATTTGTTAACGTCGCATTCAGAACAGGCGGCTATAGTACAGAAGACAGATATATGACGACAATGGTGGATTATATTCTGAATAATTCCAAAGCCGGTCTGATTGACTTAAATCTTGTTAAAAGCCAGAAAGTGCAATCTGCATATTCAAGTGCATCAACAATGATTTACTACGGTACGCACACTCTCGGTGGTGAACCACGAGAAGGTCAGACGCTTGAAGAAGTGAAAGATTTACTTTTAGCCCAAATTGACAAGGTGAAGAAAGGTGAATTTGAAGATTGGCTCATTCAGGCAATTATCAATGAATTTAAGCTGAATCGCATACGAATGGAGGAATCTAACGGTGTCGCACACGCATTTGTGAATGTTTTTGCACATAATTCCAATTGGGAAGATTATTGCAGTAATATTTCAAAAATGGAAAAAATTACTAAACAAGATGTGATTGATTTTGCAAACAAAACTTATAAAGACAACTATGTTGTTCTGTATAAGAGAATCGGAAAAGACGAAAGCAAAGTAAAAGTGGACAAACCCAAAATCACTGCTATTGAAATGAATCGCGATAACTCTTCAAAATTTTATGAAGATTTTGTAAAAATTCAGCCACCATCATTGAAACCGGTATTTGTAAGTTTCAAAGATTCAATCGGAGTAAAGAAATTAAGCAATGGAATTGAACTGAAATTTATCAAAAATCATGTAAATAATTTATTCTCATTTTATTTCATACTTGATATGGGTAAAATGAATAATCTGAAACTCCCTCACGCTGTTAATTATCTGCCATACTTGGGAACAGATAAATTCACTCCTGAAGATTTAAGTAAAGAATTTTACAAATTGGGTATAAATTATGGCGTTATGTCCGGAGATGACAGAAGCTACGTTTATATTTCCGGTCTTGAGGAAAACTTTGAAAAAGGCATCGGGCTTTTGGAACACCTTCTCAGTAATGCCAAGCCGGACAAAGAAATTTATGAAAAATATGTTGAGTCAATTTTGAAAGACAGAGCAAATGCTAAAATTGACAAGGGATCAATTCTTTGGGGTGCAATGATGAATTATGGCATTTATGGAGATATGTCACCATTTACTTACCGCCTGACTGAACAGGAAATGAAAGCAATTGACCCCAAGGAACTTACCGATATAATAAAGGATCTTACAAATTATAAACACTATGGATTTTACTACGGAAAAGATGCTGATAATGCCGCTAAACTTGTGGAGAAATACCATAAAATTCCAACTAATCTGAAAGACTATCCAAAGCCATTGAAATTCAATGAAATAGCGCATCAGAAAAATGTAGTATATGTAGTTGATTATGATATGGTTCAGTCAAATATTCTTCTTGTTACCAAAGACCGGGCATTTGATAGGAATATTCTTCCTGAAGCACGCTTGTTCAGTGAATTTTACGGCTCAGGTCTTTCGTCAATAGTATTTCAGGAAATTCGTGAAGCAAGAGGACTTGCATATTCTGCATTTGCTTCATATACAGTACCAGCGAAAGCAGCTGACCCACATTTAATCTATGGATTTGTAGGCACTCAGCCGGATAAAATCAAAATTGCCACCGATGCTTTGGTTGAGCTTCTCAACAAAGTTCCAAATGCAGAGCAACAATATGAGCAGTCAAAAGTTGGATTAAAGAAGAAAATCGAAACAGAGAGAATTACAAAATCATCAATTTTCTGGAGCTATCTGTCCAATTATGACCGCGGAATTGACTACGACAGCAGAAAAGATATTTACGAAAGAGTTGATAAAATTTCATTAAAAGATTTTGAAAAATTCTTCGATGAAAGAGTAAAAGGCAAAAAGTTCGCTTTTCTAATAATTGCTGACAAGAAGAATCTTGATTATGAAATTTTAAGTCAGTTAGGTGAAATCAAAGAATTGACATTAGAAGAAATTTTCAAGTATTGA
- a CDS encoding glycosyltransferase has protein sequence MSGLKFDVCIVCLNYISNDARSLNLAISLVNMGKKVAVLCLKDNLSYKYCFELLTVDIEKGERLLKKMYIFYSAGKNFKIISDYYVAAELYSLPLASYLAGRSSAKLIYDSREIFSAIGNTFDQPLKQKFFTYLEKYYIHKVDSVIVSGKLDAEYLKGLFPKKIRFHLIMNVPEYQPPVKSNLLRQEFLIDDTTRILIYQGMIMKGRGIEPAIRAIEGLEQCALVIMGQGDEMKNYFEKLVLELNLQNKVFFKSFVPYKELHKWTSSADIGLALFEPISLSYKLALPNKLFEYCMAGLPSISTNLPAISDVSIKYNFTKLIDYPINISKLQQNIIEISLPANYQIMSGSALEASKKFNYQNQLPVIKEIFNKL, from the coding sequence ATGTCTGGTTTAAAATTTGATGTTTGTATAGTTTGTCTAAATTATATTAGTAATGATGCTCGCTCTCTAAACCTTGCCATTTCTCTTGTTAATATGGGAAAGAAAGTTGCAGTTTTGTGTTTAAAAGATAATCTTAGTTATAAATATTGTTTTGAGCTGTTAACTGTTGATATCGAAAAAGGGGAGAGGCTACTTAAAAAGATGTATATTTTTTATTCTGCCGGAAAGAATTTTAAGATAATTTCTGATTATTATGTTGCAGCCGAACTTTATTCATTGCCTTTAGCGAGCTATTTGGCTGGCAGAAGCTCTGCAAAACTGATATATGATTCAAGAGAAATTTTCTCAGCTATTGGTAACACATTTGACCAGCCACTAAAACAAAAATTCTTTACTTATTTAGAGAAATATTATATCCACAAAGTTGACTCAGTTATTGTTTCAGGCAAGCTCGATGCTGAGTATTTAAAAGGATTGTTCCCTAAAAAAATCAGATTCCATTTGATTATGAATGTCCCTGAATACCAACCTCCTGTTAAATCAAATTTATTAAGGCAAGAGTTTCTGATTGATGATACAACTAGAATTTTAATCTATCAGGGTATGATAATGAAAGGCAGAGGTATCGAGCCTGCCATAAGAGCTATTGAGGGTTTAGAGCAATGTGCTCTTGTAATAATGGGGCAGGGAGATGAAATGAAAAATTATTTTGAGAAATTGGTCTTAGAATTAAATCTTCAAAATAAAGTATTTTTCAAATCATTTGTTCCATATAAAGAGCTCCACAAATGGACTTCATCTGCTGATATTGGGCTTGCACTCTTCGAGCCAATCTCTTTATCGTATAAACTGGCTTTGCCAAATAAACTGTTTGAATATTGTATGGCGGGTCTGCCTTCTATTTCTACAAATCTTCCTGCAATTTCTGATGTTTCAATAAAATATAATTTCACAAAATTGATTGATTATCCAATTAATATCTCAAAATTGCAGCAAAATATCATTGAAATATCATTGCCTGCTAATTATCAAATTATGTCAGGCTCTGCCCTCGAAGCTTCAAAAAAATTCAATTATCAAAATCAACTACCTGTGATTAAGGAGATTTTTAACAAATTATGA
- a CDS encoding EamA family transporter, which translates to MMNFIIFLQQLISSSTHIVAKGVTNELEPVLILLFRALIATSVYFAYLAIRRSSWKRIEPRDWWLVALLGILNIPLNQYFFLVGISHTTAPNVSLAYALTPVFVFIVAAIFLKEKVTFLKIVGIAIAVSGAIVLLSEKGFNFSSETMKGDIFALMASFSWGLYTIIGRNFTRKYGAIYSTALAMASGAFFFIPVFFTFGGNLDISHITILNWGQLLYLGAITSGLGYALWFYALKKIEASKLAVFNNFQPVLTAILAFLIFGTHVTEYFIIGGIMIIAGVILTQKG; encoded by the coding sequence ATGATGAATTTCATAATATTTCTTCAGCAGCTTATCTCTTCATCAACCCATATAGTTGCAAAGGGAGTTACTAACGAGCTCGAACCTGTGCTGATACTTCTTTTCAGAGCGTTGATTGCAACTTCTGTTTATTTTGCTTATCTTGCAATCAGAAGAAGTAGCTGGAAAAGAATTGAGCCACGTGACTGGTGGCTGGTAGCACTTTTGGGGATATTAAATATACCACTCAATCAATACTTCTTTCTCGTTGGAATTTCTCATACAACGGCACCAAATGTTTCGCTTGCTTATGCTTTGACTCCGGTTTTTGTGTTTATTGTCGCTGCAATCTTTCTTAAAGAGAAGGTAACATTTTTGAAAATTGTAGGTATAGCCATAGCTGTATCAGGTGCTATTGTATTACTTTCAGAGAAAGGATTTAATTTCAGCTCAGAAACTATGAAAGGCGATATTTTCGCATTAATGGCAAGCTTTTCTTGGGGACTCTATACTATAATAGGAAGAAATTTTACTAGAAAATACGGAGCAATTTATTCTACTGCCTTGGCTATGGCATCAGGTGCTTTCTTTTTTATACCGGTATTTTTCACATTTGGTGGCAATTTGGATATAAGTCATATTACAATACTTAATTGGGGGCAACTTTTATATCTTGGAGCAATAACTTCGGGGCTTGGATATGCTCTATGGTTTTACGCATTAAAGAAAATTGAGGCATCTAAACTTGCAGTATTTAATAATTTCCAACCCGTTCTTACAGCAATACTTGCATTTCTAATTTTTGGTACTCATGTTACTGAATATTTTATTATTGGAGGAATTATGATTATTGCCGGAGTTATTCTTACACAAAAAGGTTAA